In the genome of Campylobacter concisus, one region contains:
- a CDS encoding 4Fe-4S dicluster domain-containing protein, which produces MIVKENVPVWVDESRCKACDVCVSYCPAGVLAMRLEPKAVLGKMIEVVYADSCIGCRDCELHCPDFAIYVADKGFKFAKLTPESKERAAAVKANKFAKLGESA; this is translated from the coding sequence ATGATAGTAAAAGAAAACGTACCTGTTTGGGTCGATGAGAGCAGGTGTAAAGCCTGTGATGTCTGCGTGAGCTACTGCCCAGCAGGCGTGCTAGCGATGAGGCTTGAGCCAAAAGCAGTGCTTGGTAAGATGATAGAGGTCGTCTATGCTGACTCATGTATAGGATGCCGTGACTGCGAGCTTCATTGCCCTGATTTTGCCATTTATGTGGCTGATAAAGGCTTTAAATTTGCAAAGCTAACGCCTGAGAGCAAAGAGCGAGCTGCGGCCGTAAAGGCAAATAAATTTGCAAAGCTTGGAGAGAGCGCATGA
- a CDS encoding malate dehydrogenase, giving the protein MKISIVGAGNVGASIAYVLCMREVCDEIALVDIFGDVARAKAIDLAQSSCVFNAKTIVCGGDDFMLIEGSDIVVVTAGSPRKEGQTREDLLLKNAVVVKQTAQNIAKFAPNAVIIVVTNPLDVMVWTAHKFSGFSKNKVIGMAGELDGARCRYELALLKDKDAKELKTKIIGAHNDEMIVSASNISENLNENELATLKKETSTGGAKIVKLLGTSAYYAPAAAVVKMCEAIMGKSDEILSASVLLDDELSCGRLVRLGREGLKEILELNINESEQEQLSKSEADIRKNIKFLKENLD; this is encoded by the coding sequence ATGAAAATAAGTATAGTTGGAGCAGGAAACGTCGGTGCAAGCATAGCTTATGTGCTTTGCATGAGAGAAGTTTGCGATGAGATCGCACTTGTAGATATATTTGGTGATGTGGCACGTGCAAAAGCAATCGATCTAGCGCAGTCAAGTTGCGTATTTAATGCTAAAACTATCGTTTGTGGTGGCGATGACTTTATGCTAATAGAGGGTAGTGATATAGTAGTGGTAACTGCTGGAAGTCCAAGGAAAGAGGGTCAAACAAGAGAGGACTTACTCCTTAAAAACGCCGTAGTCGTAAAACAAACGGCTCAAAATATCGCAAAATTTGCACCAAATGCGGTGATAATCGTCGTGACAAATCCGCTTGATGTGATGGTCTGGACGGCTCATAAATTTAGTGGTTTTAGTAAAAATAAAGTGATCGGCATGGCTGGTGAGCTTGATGGCGCAAGATGCAGATATGAGCTAGCACTTCTAAAAGATAAAGATGCAAAAGAGCTAAAGACAAAGATAATTGGCGCTCACAACGACGAGATGATCGTATCAGCTAGTAATATCAGCGAAAATTTAAACGAAAATGAGCTGGCAACTCTTAAAAAAGAGACAAGTACGGGTGGCGCAAAGATCGTTAAACTCCTTGGCACTTCAGCTTACTATGCACCAGCAGCTGCAGTTGTGAAGATGTGTGAAGCGATCATGGGCAAGAGTGATGAAATTTTAAGTGCTAGCGTGCTTCTTGATGATGAGCTAAGTTGCGGCAGGCTAGTAAGGCTTGGACGCGAGGGCTTAAAAGAAATTTTAGAGCTAAATATAAATGAAAGTGAGCAAGAGCAGCTAAGTAAAAGCGAAGCTGATATTAGAAAAAACATTAAATTTTTAAAAGAAAATTTGGATTAG
- a CDS encoding NADP-dependent isocitrate dehydrogenase, translating into MSDIIWTKTDEAPLFASYSLFPIVKSFLSRADISITRADISLAGRILSLFSKELGLNKADELELLGELTAHKEANIIKLPNISATLVQLKAAIEELRSKGINVPFYPDEIITDYDEEIAKKYQKVLGSAVNPVLRQGNSDRRVLPPVKEFAKKHPHSNGDWDKANKTKICYMQKGDFYDNECSIIASKDEKFYINFVSTDGKKELLKELAVQSGEIVDATYLSVDELDKFYENCFEEAKKENLTLSLHLKCTMMKVSDPVIFAHAIKSYFKEVFELFGEEFKAHGVEAKNGLKDMFAKILTLKNKDEILAKFDEILSKKAKIWVLNENTSNFDVPNDVIIDASVPALIRNSGKVKDRSGELNFSLCMIPDRTYARVYEACVADFKEHGALDVSSIGSVANVGLMAKKAEEYGSHDKTFIAKEDGEFVVFDEAGESIFKFSVKSGDIFRMTQTKDDAINAWFELALKRGEISKDELIFWLDSSRAHDRNLIAKFERFKEKFASAGVKFEILNYEQATIRSLEVIRAGKNVISVTGNVLRDYLTDLFPIFELGGSSKMLSVVPLLAGGAMFETGAGGTAPTLVKELKEKNHLLWDSLGEFLALSASLEHLAFAKQKKEAKELSDALNRAVASYLDENKTPNATLDTRESHFYLALFWAREMAKSGEILSKIFENLADELEKNENEILKELRQNDGASVEFGGYYLPDEVRANEVMRPSKILNQIIG; encoded by the coding sequence ATGAGTGACATTATCTGGACCAAAACTGACGAAGCACCGCTATTTGCAAGCTACTCTCTCTTTCCTATCGTAAAGAGTTTTTTATCACGTGCTGACATTAGCATAACAAGGGCCGATATTAGCCTGGCCGGGAGAATTTTATCTCTTTTTAGCAAAGAGCTTGGACTAAATAAGGCCGATGAGCTAGAGCTTTTGGGCGAGCTGACTGCGCACAAAGAGGCAAATATCATAAAACTGCCAAACATCTCAGCCACGCTTGTTCAGCTAAAAGCAGCGATAGAGGAGCTTAGAAGCAAGGGCATAAATGTGCCTTTTTATCCAGATGAAATTATCACAGACTACGACGAAGAGATCGCTAAAAAATACCAAAAAGTGCTTGGCAGCGCGGTAAATCCAGTGCTTAGGCAAGGAAACTCAGATAGAAGAGTCTTGCCACCGGTTAAAGAATTTGCCAAAAAGCATCCTCACAGCAACGGTGACTGGGATAAGGCAAATAAGACAAAAATTTGCTACATGCAAAAGGGCGACTTTTATGATAATGAGTGCTCAATTATCGCTAGTAAAGATGAGAAATTTTATATAAATTTTGTGAGCACGGATGGCAAAAAAGAGCTTTTAAAAGAGCTTGCCGTACAAAGTGGCGAAATAGTTGATGCTACATATTTAAGCGTAGATGAGCTTGATAAATTTTATGAAAACTGCTTTGAGGAGGCAAAAAAAGAGAATTTGACCTTGAGCTTGCACCTAAAGTGTACGATGATGAAGGTTAGCGATCCAGTCATCTTTGCGCATGCGATAAAAAGCTATTTTAAAGAGGTTTTTGAGCTATTTGGTGAGGAGTTTAAAGCTCACGGCGTGGAGGCAAAAAACGGACTAAAAGATATGTTTGCTAAAATTTTAACTCTTAAAAACAAAGATGAAATTTTGGCTAAATTTGATGAAATTTTGAGCAAAAAGGCAAAAATTTGGGTATTAAATGAAAATACCAGCAACTTTGACGTGCCAAATGACGTTATTATCGATGCCTCCGTGCCTGCGCTCATTAGAAACTCTGGCAAGGTAAAAGATAGAAGCGGCGAGCTAAATTTCTCGCTTTGTATGATCCCAGATAGGACCTACGCTAGGGTTTATGAGGCCTGCGTGGCGGACTTTAAAGAGCATGGTGCGCTTGATGTGAGCAGCATAGGCAGCGTAGCAAACGTGGGGCTAATGGCTAAAAAGGCTGAGGAATACGGCAGCCATGATAAGACTTTTATCGCAAAAGAGGATGGAGAATTTGTAGTTTTTGATGAGGCTGGCGAAAGTATCTTTAAATTTAGTGTTAAAAGTGGCGACATTTTTAGGATGACGCAGACAAAAGATGATGCGATAAATGCGTGGTTTGAGCTTGCTTTAAAAAGAGGCGAAATTTCAAAAGATGAGCTTATATTTTGGCTAGATAGTAGCCGTGCTCATGATAGAAATTTGATAGCTAAATTTGAAAGATTTAAAGAGAAATTTGCTAGCGCTGGTGTAAAATTTGAAATTTTAAACTACGAGCAAGCGACGATAAGGTCGCTTGAAGTAATAAGAGCTGGCAAAAACGTAATAAGTGTAACTGGTAATGTTTTAAGAGACTATCTAACAGATCTTTTCCCAATATTTGAGCTAGGCGGCAGCTCTAAAATGCTCTCAGTCGTGCCACTACTTGCTGGTGGGGCAATGTTTGAAACAGGCGCTGGCGGAACGGCTCCGACGCTCGTAAAAGAGCTAAAAGAGAAAAACCATCTACTTTGGGATAGTCTCGGTGAGTTTTTAGCACTTAGTGCTTCGCTCGAGCATTTAGCGTTTGCTAAGCAAAAAAAAGAGGCAAAAGAGCTAAGTGACGCGCTAAATAGAGCGGTTGCTAGCTATCTAGATGAAAACAAAACTCCAAATGCCACTCTTGATACCAGGGAGTCGCACTTTTATCTAGCGCTTTTTTGGGCAAGAGAGATGGCAAAAAGCGGCGAGATTTTAAGTAAAATTTTTGAAAATTTAGCAGACGAGCTAGAGAAAAATGAGAATGAGATTCTAAAAGAGTTAAGACAAAATGATGGTGCAAGCGTGGAATTTGGTGGATATTATTTGCCAGATGAAGTGAGGGCAAATGAGGTCATGAGACCAAGCAAAATTTTAAATCAAATAATAGGATGA
- the mltG gene encoding endolytic transglycosylase MltG has protein sequence MIKNFMKKPYLDIFFDIVAIIFLSIFVYLARPINTSKVVFIPKGSVGEIISYLANRNFNLSVIDKYAILFIGSPQSGWIEIGQDKISRVDFLKKLAKSKAALTEITLIPGETTIVFLNQIAAQLGLDPVKLNSEYNALAPVGDGFLMPNTYKIPIGISERHLAFYLVNSSRKAQSDISNKIFGEYNEKKWFKILTIASIIQKEAANDAEMPLVASVIYNRLNKGMRLQMDGTLNYGIYSHDVITAERIRSDMSEFNTYLNDGIPPSPVCSVSISAIKAAINPAKSDYLYFVLDKKAKKHIFSKTLSEHNQNIGK, from the coding sequence ATGATAAAAAATTTTATGAAAAAGCCATATTTAGACATTTTTTTTGATATTGTAGCCATCATTTTCCTAAGTATTTTTGTCTATTTGGCACGCCCTATAAACACAAGCAAGGTCGTTTTTATACCAAAGGGAAGTGTGGGCGAGATTATATCTTATTTAGCTAATCGCAACTTTAACTTAAGCGTGATAGACAAATACGCCATACTTTTTATCGGCTCTCCACAATCTGGCTGGATAGAGATCGGCCAAGACAAAATTTCAAGGGTTGATTTTTTAAAAAAACTTGCAAAATCAAAAGCGGCTTTAACCGAGATAACGCTAATACCAGGCGAAACGACTATCGTTTTTTTAAACCAGATCGCCGCCCAGCTAGGACTTGATCCAGTTAAGCTAAATAGTGAATATAACGCCCTTGCTCCAGTTGGTGATGGCTTTTTGATGCCAAATACATATAAAATTCCAATAGGTATCAGCGAAAGGCACCTTGCTTTTTATCTTGTAAATTCATCAAGAAAGGCTCAAAGTGATATTAGCAATAAAATTTTTGGCGAATACAATGAGAAAAAATGGTTTAAAATTTTAACGATTGCTTCGATCATCCAAAAAGAAGCGGCAAATGATGCCGAGATGCCACTTGTCGCCTCAGTCATTTATAACCGCCTAAATAAAGGCATGAGGCTGCAGATGGATGGCACACTAAACTATGGAATTTATTCGCACGATGTGATCACGGCTGAGCGCATAAGAAGTGATATGAGCGAGTTTAATACCTATCTAAACGATGGTATCCCGCCAAGTCCGGTCTGCTCGGTCTCAATAAGTGCGATCAAAGCGGCGATAAATCCTGCAAAGAGCGATTATTTATATTTTGTGCTTGATAAAAAGGCGAAAAAACACATTTTTTCAAAAACCTTAAGCGAGCACAACCAAAATATAGGAAAATAG
- a CDS encoding YhdP family protein — translation MEQLYIKLDKKIIARAKQIRLPNFKKESKQKSSDERLLNLSKSVDFIDTIFQEISLENVQIGDDFKLKILFLDDIFFVDSPYLNVDIKFQNEQQDGIDLFSVRNLSFKDFNVSISGEGSASFDKNDYKFDGNFTSHELNGKLSFALKDTFLTYKAYDVNAGSIKDFIDELDKRIELNSEVKSWIYGYIVANDYHLNEINGKANLAKNDFYLNDLKATANAKNLLVKFEKGLPAVNVAEANITLKNSKLKFDLTAPIYKGKKLDGSNVTINNIFDEKSANLELFIKTKSIYDEAINDILRAYNIIVPVKQLSGKMDAGLKILIKLDEKSLENFDEKSVIANGEFKISDAVLEIAGSKFNAKSALVKLIDTTNLNIDATGFGLDFFKANAKANIDLQKSTGEIKGTIESFDLKEKNDEILAFKNEPFNAFLDFSKADETLLKIEPFGLDMSFGSESKIATKNSKFFIESSPVLKQNGVLGFDELSIKSKDFTDLEIFAKGVNFDLPFLDKNGSKYENDDLKILVSKAGVKVDSASKKLSLDIKEKAINVKTKDLNLLVLDDNKTSEQSTPLELLAKNGDIILRDLNKTLPFASFSAEKKGKSTSLNGLAQQGRVGYFNDEKSINLDATDISGEFINDLFGIKSFEGGKFRLKLLGENSKNFKAEVRFFDTFLKDYIFYQRLLSFLNSVPSLLSFKTPDFNDKGFTVKNGKILLTRNGDMIEFLAIEMIGTSADIGGRGTIDLKSKKINIDLELKLLKDASSIIDKIPLVNQIILGKDRSLSTVIAIRGTTEKPEYSTQILQDALLSPLKIIRNVIQAPFLIFE, via the coding sequence TTGGAGCAATTATATATAAAATTAGATAAAAAAATAATTGCAAGAGCAAAGCAGATAAGGCTTCCAAATTTTAAGAAAGAGAGCAAGCAAAAAAGCAGCGACGAGCGCCTTTTAAACCTTAGTAAAAGCGTAGATTTTATAGATACGATTTTTCAAGAAATTTCACTTGAAAATGTGCAAATAGGAGATGATTTTAAACTAAAAATTCTATTTTTAGATGATATATTTTTTGTTGATAGCCCTTATTTAAACGTGGATATAAAATTCCAAAACGAACAGCAAGACGGAATAGATCTTTTTAGCGTTAGAAATTTAAGCTTTAAGGATTTTAACGTCAGCATTAGTGGCGAAGGGAGTGCAAGTTTTGATAAAAATGACTATAAATTTGATGGAAATTTCACATCTCATGAGCTAAATGGCAAGCTTAGTTTTGCTCTAAAAGATACATTTTTAACCTATAAAGCTTACGACGTAAATGCTGGTAGCATTAAGGACTTCATTGATGAACTTGATAAACGTATAGAGCTAAACAGCGAGGTAAAAAGCTGGATATATGGCTATATCGTAGCAAACGACTACCATCTAAACGAGATAAACGGCAAGGCAAATCTAGCTAAAAATGACTTTTATCTAAATGATCTAAAAGCCACCGCAAATGCTAAAAATTTACTCGTTAAATTTGAAAAAGGCCTGCCGGCAGTAAATGTCGCTGAGGCAAATATTACGCTTAAAAACTCAAAGCTTAAATTTGATCTTACAGCGCCCATTTACAAAGGCAAAAAGCTTGATGGCTCAAATGTTACGATAAATAATATATTTGATGAAAAAAGTGCAAACTTAGAGCTGTTTATAAAGACAAAATCGATCTATGATGAGGCAATAAATGACATTTTAAGAGCCTATAATATCATCGTACCAGTAAAACAGCTAAGCGGGAAAATGGATGCTGGCTTAAAAATTTTAATCAAACTTGATGAAAAAAGCCTAGAAAATTTTGATGAAAAAAGCGTTATCGCAAATGGTGAGTTTAAAATCAGCGATGCAGTCCTAGAAATAGCTGGGAGTAAATTTAACGCTAAAAGCGCCCTTGTAAAGCTCATAGATACAACAAATTTGAATATCGATGCTACTGGCTTTGGGCTTGACTTTTTTAAGGCAAATGCCAAAGCAAATATAGATTTGCAAAAAAGCACTGGCGAGATAAAAGGCACAATAGAAAGCTTTGATCTAAAAGAGAAAAATGATGAAATTTTAGCCTTTAAAAATGAGCCATTTAACGCATTTTTGGACTTTAGCAAGGCTGATGAAACTTTGCTTAAGATAGAGCCATTTGGGCTTGATATGAGCTTTGGCAGTGAAAGTAAAATAGCAACAAAAAATAGTAAATTTTTCATAGAGAGCTCACCTGTTTTAAAGCAAAACGGCGTGCTTGGTTTTGATGAACTTAGTATAAAAAGTAAGGATTTTACTGATCTTGAAATTTTTGCCAAAGGAGTAAACTTTGACTTGCCGTTTTTAGATAAAAATGGCTCAAAGTATGAAAATGACGATCTTAAAATTTTAGTCTCAAAAGCTGGTGTAAAGGTAGATAGCGCAAGTAAAAAGCTAAGCCTAGACATAAAAGAAAAAGCCATAAACGTAAAAACTAAAGACCTAAATTTGCTAGTGCTTGATGATAACAAAACCAGCGAGCAAAGCACTCCGCTTGAGCTTTTAGCAAAAAATGGCGATATCATTTTAAGGGATCTAAACAAGACCTTGCCATTTGCTAGCTTTAGTGCCGAGAAAAAGGGCAAAAGCACCTCGCTAAATGGGCTGGCGCAGCAAGGAAGAGTTGGCTATTTTAACGATGAAAAGAGTATAAATTTAGACGCAACCGATATAAGCGGAGAATTTATCAACGACCTTTTTGGCATCAAGAGTTTTGAGGGTGGTAAATTTCGCCTGAAACTACTTGGAGAAAACTCAAAGAATTTCAAAGCTGAGGTGAGATTTTTTGATACTTTTTTAAAGGATTATATCTTTTATCAAAGGCTACTTAGCTTTTTAAACTCCGTTCCATCGCTTCTTAGCTTTAAAACGCCTGACTTTAATGACAAAGGCTTTACTGTTAAAAATGGTAAAATTTTACTCACTAGAAATGGTGATATGATCGAGTTTTTAGCGATTGAGATGATAGGCACAAGTGCTGATATCGGCGGACGTGGCACGATCGATCTAAAGAGTAAAAAGATAAATATCGACCTTGAGCTAAAGCTACTAAAAGACGCTAGCAGTATCATTGATAAAATTCCACTGGTAAATCAAATAATCCTTGGCAAGGACCGCTCGCTCTCAACCGTCATCGCCATACGCGGCACGACTGAAAAGCCAGAATACTCGACGCAGATCTTGCAAGATGCCCTGCTCTCACCACTGAAGATCATAAGAAACGTGATTCAGGCTCCGTTTTTGATATTTGAGTAG
- the hypA gene encoding hydrogenase maturation nickel metallochaperone HypA — MHELSIVQNLVSLCEKNAAKENAKEISKIEIKVGRLSGVEPHYLESAFDVYKTGTICENAELVINLQGIVIECLDCGFGGELSENDFTCPKCKSQNLKVTDGEDMYLMRLGMK, encoded by the coding sequence ATGCACGAGCTTAGTATCGTTCAAAATTTAGTCAGCCTTTGTGAGAAAAATGCCGCCAAAGAAAACGCCAAAGAGATAAGCAAGATCGAGATAAAGGTTGGCCGTTTAAGCGGAGTGGAGCCTCATTATTTAGAAAGCGCTTTTGATGTTTATAAGACCGGCACGATCTGCGAAAATGCCGAGCTTGTGATAAATTTACAAGGCATTGTTATTGAGTGTTTGGATTGCGGATTTGGCGGGGAGCTTAGCGAAAATGACTTTACCTGTCCAAAGTGTAAAAGTCAAAATTTAAAGGTGACTGACGGCGAGGATATGTATCTGATGCGCCTTGGGATGAAGTAA